Proteins encoded by one window of Nicotiana tabacum cultivar K326 chromosome 10, ASM71507v2, whole genome shotgun sequence:
- the LOC107790712 gene encoding uncharacterized protein LOC107790712 isoform X6, producing MPLNRYQIRNEYSLADPELYKAADKDDPEALLEGVAMAGLVGVLRQLGDLAEFAAEIFHDLHEEVMATAARGHSLTVRVQQLEAEFPLIERAFLSQTNHSSFFYNAGTDWHPNLRIDQNMVTSGDLPRFVMDSYEECRGPPRLFLLDKFDVAGAGACLKRYTDPSSFKVETSSYTFTTSDVQREKKTRKSKKRGSRWRNGETPEVLPTSHAKLHQLFLEERIENGINVPAHRVKLKRKLNGFPFDPKTGKSYMNKFLEATLPEHRVVHEIGIDSSPLRLTSTDAYETSMDTEDIRPPSPDKEVMRRIKSASSSPSPPQSEESNALKTCLDEVVEDLYHDQIREISRPNQTLQSTDLLPSTHSIVDEKEIAMDGESRTEGSVGCESDDVASEIDNYVDALTTMESELETDSEQRARRDLHFLNSKNEVLRLSSSSEKLQTQSSDSHSMGNSTLSDDGNSYSKKEISSFSCSDSPSTSVESVLLESEISSKEAKTSDISYDRQSVNEETQLPQPPEHGDYDKRCIMVAREHSGSCDSGMRAETNEEFVAHGKSENPLASIAEDAADLHVSPPCAPIIFNAPERNGDDSPSRASIEDKLADDSIDGNLSVGENVSCASNPSDVPRRASGILPWSKSPKVQRKSKLDNDADLHVSPPSAPVIFKAPEQNGDDSPSRVSIEHKLADESVDGNLRVGENVSRASNSSDVPRRATGNLLWSKSPKIQHESELDDDDDMNLLHNVDREDPLLGEDLTCLYNLSDGPSKEGDTSPSSLAVNHPNHLNGLGNENSNGISEGSAQTLDISGAPHKECGKHSWFTMSHDKTAEDTYMKKPHNLTTTEIEAGDADGEHEETCGAFSDAVTSEPGDISKNCGVDDLNSVDVLNPQIPEIANDIQPLESGKVEISCSKQENYDEVSSMTKFEEKDSVVPSELLYASASTGSITSQHLESLAKEAILSDETEHKIDKSDVTDETASLAALAYKEDIDDLDSSLDQKRFSEESVCLIGHSSQNELETDLPDGHVESKFEIQIADSPDSNSFVHDASNYHHPEPEVLDTLSDNKLSFDAENMLESNTASSQSPLSLDTEQVSSQRKNVVDSTEDASSLQTISLEEGKHELKDDQLNEELLDDDESPLMEQMQPSSHVDRALDASSLSLLPNLPSQDAVPDVIAHSSNQDPQPLLTDNCAEERAESAIHEHDKMEVLDNGESKSEPLALLAQPQQVDSFDLEQSAEASSIASPTFSPSQTSFPELLSQSNQDSLTSLPTHHSDRKEDEIPCKEPDEEKLIDEGVAKEELLPQFEEARLSNHADIVGAVSASSIPFMANVPCQTSVSNPLPLSSHNVNPFEHGNTMISTSPGFVLLPGDQIDLAEMPPLPPLPPIQWRMGKLHSSPDLEEELTQHHIGANSSSLPPRTDQNAQPVNRNMALSAVATESTALSCGNSRVRFIDPGDKHSVKPHFPLPGQYHEVQQSTLHAMRGGETQPVNSISDVTSLDKPSTDALGSSEELIQPLSRVAPEFLLDEQGSDHLEQHMPVTDGIKPKAAPINTGLTDASESLCLEPSQPQSQSQSQSQHHPLHLLAPETSLNRSNLEETPTRLEKNVVAHGTFIPSFTENAKPDHNIPPTEAEIIWPAVEEGNTNGVRMVKLQRPRTPLIDDLAVHDKSKLRKVTERVRPEIQKDDERDSLLEQIRKKSFNLKPTVATRPSIQGPQTNLRVAAILEKAKTIRQAFAGSDEEDDEDSWSDS from the exons TTGTGATGGACTCATATGAAGAATGCAGAGGTCCACCTCGCTTATTCCTTCTAGACAA GTTTGATGTTGCTGGAGCTGGAGCATGTCTGAAACGTTATACTGACCCTTCATCTTTTAAAGTGGAGACATCCTCTTATACATTCACAACTTCAGATGTTCAGAGGGAAAAGAAAACTCGCAAGTCAaag AAGAGAGGTTCTCGCTGGAGGAATGGGGAGACACCTGAGGTGTTGCCTACATCACATGCCAA ACTTCATCAGCTTTTCTTGGAGGAACGCATTGAAAATGGTATAAATGTTCCTGCACATCGTGTGAAGCTGAAAAGAAAGCTGAATGGATTTCCATTTGACCCAAAAACTGGAAAGAGCTATATGAACAAGTTCTTGGAGGCTACTTTGCCAGAGCATAGAGTAGTCCATGAAATTGGTATCGATTCATCACCTTTGAGATTGACATCAACTGATGCTTATGAAACTTCGATGGACACTGAAGATATTAGACCACCGAGTCCTGATAAAGAGGTGATGCGGAGGATCAAGAGTGCATCTTCATCTCCTTCTCCACCACAAAGTGAAGAGAGCAATGCTCTAAAAACATGCTTGGATGAAGTCGTTGAGGATCTCTACCACGATCAAATTCGAGAAATTTCCAGACCAAACCAGACTTTGCAATCAACTGATTTATTGCCATCTACTCATAGCATAGTTGATGAAAAGGAAATAGCAATGGATGGAGAAAGCCGAACAGAAGGAAGTGTTGGTTGTGAGTCTGATGATGTTGCAAGTGAAATAGATAATTATGTAGATGCCCTAACCACAATGGAGTCAGAATTAGAAACAGACTCCGAGCAGAGAGCCAGAAGGGATTTGCACTTTTTGAACAGCAAAAATGAAGTGTTACGTCTGTCTTCTAGCAGTGAGAAGCTTCAAACTCAATCTTCAGATTCTCACTCAATGGGGAACTCTACATTATCTGATGATGGGAATAGTTATTCTAAGAAGGAAATATCTAGTTTTTCTTGTTCTGATTCCCCTAGCACTTCTGTTGAAAGTGTCCTTTTGGAGAGCGAAATTTCTAGCAAGGAAGCAAAGACATCTGACATTTCATATGATCGGCAATCTGTTAATGAGGAGACTCAATTGCCCCAGCCTCCAGAACATGGTGATTATGATAAAAGATGCATTATGGTAGCTAGGGAACACAGTGGCAGTTGCGACTCTG GGATGAGAGCTGAAACAAATGAAGAGTTTGTCGCCCATGGCAAGAGTGAAAACCCTTTAGCTAGCATTGCAGAAGATGCAGCAGATTTGCATGTCAGTCCACCCTGTGCTCCTATTATCTTTAATGCGCCAGAACGGAATGGAGATGATTCACCATCTAGAGCATCCATTGAAGACAAGCTAGCAGATGATTCGATTGATGGAAATTTGAGTGTAGGTGAGAATGTGTCTTGTGCATCAAATCCTTCTGATGTTCCTCGCCGCGCCAGCGGTATCTTGCCGTGGTCAAAATCTCCTAAAGTCCAGCGCAAAAGCAAGTTAGATAATGATGCAGATTTGCATGTCAGTCCACCCTCTGCTCCTGTTATCTTCAAGGCACCAGAACAGAACGGAGATGATTCTCCATCTAGAGTATCCATTGAACACAAGCTAGCAGATGAATCGGTTGATGGAAATTTGCGTGTAGGTGAGAATGTGTCTCGTGCATCAAATTCTTCTGATGTTCCTCGCCGCGCCACCGGTAACTTGCTGTGGTCAAAATCTCCTAAAATCCAGCATGAAAGCGagttagatgatgatgatgatatgaaTCTG TTGCACAATGTGGACCGTGAGGATCCATTATTGGGTGAAGATCTAACCTGCTTATATAATCTTTCTGATGGTCCATCAAAAGAAGGTGACACCTCACCTTCATCGTTGGCTGTAAACCATCCAAATCATCTGAATGGTTTAGGCAATGAGAATTCAAATGGTATTTCTGAGGGTTCAGCTCAAACGCTGGATATATCGGGTGCTCCTCACAAAGAATGTGGCAAACACTCATGGTTTACCATGTCTCATGATAAAACTGCTGAAGATACATACATGAAAAAGCCACATAACCTGACCACCACAGAGATTGAAGCTGGTGATGCAGATGGAGAGCATGAAGAAACGTGTGGGGCATTCAGTGATGCAGTTACATCTGAGCCGGGAGACATCAGTAAGAACTGTGGAGTAGATGACCTCAATTCGGTTGATGTGCTGAACCCTCAGATTCCAGAAATTGCAAATGATATTCAGCCCCTTGAATCTGGAAAAGTGGAGATTTCATGTTCTAAGCAGGAAAATTATGATGAAGTATCAAGTATGACGAAATTTGAGGAAAAAGATAGTGTTGTCCCCAGTGAGCTTTTGTATGCAAGTGCATCTACTGGTTCAATTACCTCTCAACATCTCGAATCATTGGCCAAAGAAGCAATACTCTCAGATGAGACAGAACATAAGATAGATAAATCTGATGTCACAGATGAGACTGCTTCTCTTGCTGCCTTGGcttataaagaagatattgatgATCTAGACTCGTCTTTAGATCAGAAAAGGTTTTCAGAAGAATCTGTTTGCTTAATTGGACATTCCAGCCAGAATGAATTGGAAACTGATCTACCTGATGGCCATGTAGAATCAAAGTTCGAGATACAGATAGCCGATTCCCCAGATTCTAATTCCTTCGTGCATGATGCATCCAACTATCATCATCCCGAGCCAGAGGTTCTTGACACTCTTTCTGACAACAAACTTTCTTTTGATGCTGAAAACATGTTGGAATCAAACACTGCTTCCAGTCAGTCACCATTAAGCTTGGATACTGAACAAGTATCCTCCCAAAGGAAGAATGTTGTTGATTCCACTGAAGATGCTTCATCATTGCAAACTATTTCTCTTGAAGAAGGAAAGCATGAATTAAAAGATGATCAACTCAATGAGGAATTACTGGACGATGATGAATCACCTCTCATGGAGCAAATGCAGCCTTCAAGTCATGTTGACCGAGCATTGGATGCTTCTTCCCTATCTTTGCTGCCAAACCTTCCAAGTCAAGATGCAGTGCCAGATGTTATAGCCCACAGCAGCAATCAAGATCCTCAACCCTTGCTAACTGATAACTGTGCAGAAGAGAGGGCTGAGTCAGCAATCCACGAGCATGATAAAATGGAGGTGCTGGATAATGGTGAGTCGAAATCAGAGCCATTAGCTCTGTTAGCCCAGCCACAACAGGTGGATTCATTTGACCTTGAACAATCTGCTGAAGCTTCTTCAATTGCTTCACCAACATTTAGTCCCAGTCAAACTTCATTTCCAGAGCTTTTATCACAGAGCAATCAAGACAGTTTGACATCTTTGCCAACCCACCACTCTGACAGAAAAGAGGACGAGATACCGTGTAAAGAACCAGATGAAGAGAAATTGATAGATGAAGGTGTTGCTAAAGAGGAGCTGTTACCTCAGTTTGAAGAGGCACGCCTCTCCAATCATGCTGATATAGTTGGAGCCGTCAGTGCTTCTTCTATACCATTTATGGCAAATGTTCCTTGTCAAACTTCAGTTTCAAATCCCTTACCTCTTAGCAGCCATAATGTCAATCCTTTTGAACACGGGAATACAATGATTTCTACCTCTCCTGGCTTTGTCCTGCTTCCTGGTGACCAGATCGATCTGGCGGAAATGCCCCCATTGCCTCCTCTTCCTCCAATTCAATGGAGGATGGGAAAATTACATTCTTCCCCTGATTTGGAGGAGGAGCTAACACAGCATCATATAGGTGCCAATTCATCAAGTCTGCCACCTAGGACTGATCAGAATGCTCAACCTGTGAATCGAAACATGGCACTGTCAGCTGTAGCTACAGAGAGTACAGCTCTCAGTTGTGGAAACAGTAGAGTTAGGTTTATTGATCCAGGTGATAAACACTCTGTAAAGCCTCACTTCCCATTGCCAGGTCAATATCATGAGGTGCAGCAGTCTACTTTGCATGCCATGAGAGGAGGGGAAACACAGCCTGTTAATTCTATCTCAGATGTAACTTCTCTGGATAAACCTTCTACTGATGCTTTGGGTTCAAGTGAAGAACTTATCCAACCACTGAGTCGAGTTGCTCCAGAATTTCTTTTAGACGAACAAGGCTCTGATCATTTGGAACAACATATGCCAGTAACTGATGGAATAAAACCAAAAGCAGCTCCTATAAATACAGGGCTTACAGACGCTTCTGAGTCATTATGCCTTGAACCATCTCAGCCCCAGTCCCAGTCCCAGTCCCAGTCCCAGCATCATCCCCTCCATCTGTTAGCACCGGAGACTAGCTTAAACAGATCCAATCTTGAAGAAACCCCTACGAGATTGGAGAAAAATGTGGTGGCTCACGGCACATTTATTCCATCATTTACAGAAAATGCAAAGCCTGATCACAATATTCCACCTACAGAGGCGGAAATTATTTGGCCAGCTGTGGAGGAAGGAAACACTAATGGGGTCCGCATGGTGAAACTACAAAGACCACGGACTCCACTAATTGACGATCTTGCTGTGCATGACAAAAGCAAA TTGAGAAAGGTAACAGAGCGGGTTAGGCCTGAAATACAGAAGGATGATGAAAGAGATTCTCTCTTGgaacaaataaggaaaaag TCATTCAATTTGAAACCTACAGTTGCAACAAGACCTAGTATTCAGGGTCCTCAAACTAATCTGAGAGTTGCTGCCATTTTGGAGAAAGCAAAAACAATTCGTCAG GCCTTTGCTGGAagtgatgaagaagatgatgaggatTCTTGGAGTGATTCATGA
- the LOC107790712 gene encoding uncharacterized protein LOC107790712 isoform X5 — protein sequence MPLNRYQIRNEYSLADPELYKAADKDDPEALLEGVAMAGLVGVLRQLGDLAEFAAEIFHDLHEEVMATAARGHSLTVRVQQLEAEFPLIERAFLSQTNHSSFFYNAGTDWHPNLRIDQNMVTSGDLPRFVMDSYEECRGPPRLFLLDKFDVAGAGACLKRYTDPSSFKVETSSYTFTTSDVQREKKTRKSKKRGSRWRNGETPEVLPTSHAKLHQLFLEERIENGINVPAHRVKLKRKLNGFPFDPKTGKSYMNKFLEATLPEHRVVHEIGIDSSPLRLTSTDAYETSMDTEDIRPPSPDKEVMRRIKSASSSPSPPQSEESNALKTCLDEVVEDLYHDQIREISRPNQTLQSTDLLPSTHSIVDEKEIAMDGESRTEGSVGCESDDVASEIDNYVDALTTMESELETDSEQRARRDLHFLNSKNEVLRLSSSSEKLQTQSSDSHSMGNSTLSDDGNSYSKKEISSFSCSDSPSTSVESVLLESEISSKEAKTSDISYDRQSVNEETQLPQPPEHGDYDKRCIMVAREHSGSCDSGMRAETNEEFVAHGKSENPLASIAEDAADLHVSPPCAPIIFNAPERNGDDSPSRASIEDKLADDSIDGNLSVGENVSCASNPSDVPRRASGILPWSKSPKVQRKSKLDNDADLHVSPPSAPVIFKAPEQNGDDSPSRVSIEHKLADESVDGNLRVGENVSRASNSSDVPRRATGNLLWSKSPKIQHESELDDDDDMNLQLHNVDREDPLLGEDLTCLYNLSDGPSKEGDTSPSSLAVNHPNHLNGLGNENSNGISEGSAQTLDISGAPHKECGKHSWFTMSHDKTAEDTYMKKPHNLTTTEIEAGDADGEHEETCGAFSDAVTSEPGDISKNCGVDDLNSVDVLNPQIPEIANDIQPLESGKVEISCSKQENYDEVSSMTKFEEKDSVVPSELLYASASTGSITSQHLESLAKEAILSDETEHKIDKSDVTDETASLAALAYKEDIDDLDSSLDQKRFSEESVCLIGHSSQNELETDLPDGHVESKFEIQIADSPDSNSFVHDASNYHHPEPEVLDTLSDNKLSFDAENMLESNTASSQSPLSLDTEQVSSQRKNVVDSTEDASSLQTISLEEGKHELKDDQLNEELLDDDESPLMEQMQPSSHVDRALDASSLSLLPNLPSQDAVPDVIAHSSNQDPQPLLTDNCAEERAESAIHEHDKMEVLDNGESKSEPLALLAQPQQVDSFDLEQSAEASSIASPTFSPSQTSFPELLSQSNQDSLTSLPTHHSDRKEDEIPCKEPDEEKLIDEGVAKEELLPQFEEARLSNHADIVGAVSASSIPFMANVPCQTSVSNPLPLSSHNVNPFEHGNTMISTSPGFVLLPGDQIDLAEMPPLPPLPPIQWRMGKLHSSPDLEEELTQHHIGANSSSLPPRTDQNAQPVNRNMALSAVATESTALSCGNSRVRFIDPGDKHSVKPHFPLPGQYHEVQQSTLHAMRGGETQPVNSISDVTSLDKPSTDALGSSEELIQPLSRVAPEFLLDEQGSDHLEQHMPVTDGIKPKAAPINTGLTDASESLCLEPSQPQSQSQSQSQHHPLHLLAPETSLNRSNLEETPTRLEKNVVAHGTFIPSFTENAKPDHNIPPTEAEIIWPAVEEGNTNGVRMVKLQRPRTPLIDDLAVHDKSKLRKVTERVRPEIQKDDERDSLLEQIRKKSFNLKPTVATRPSIQGPQTNLRVAAILEKAKTIRQAFAGSDEEDDEDSWSDS from the exons TTGTGATGGACTCATATGAAGAATGCAGAGGTCCACCTCGCTTATTCCTTCTAGACAA GTTTGATGTTGCTGGAGCTGGAGCATGTCTGAAACGTTATACTGACCCTTCATCTTTTAAAGTGGAGACATCCTCTTATACATTCACAACTTCAGATGTTCAGAGGGAAAAGAAAACTCGCAAGTCAaag AAGAGAGGTTCTCGCTGGAGGAATGGGGAGACACCTGAGGTGTTGCCTACATCACATGCCAA ACTTCATCAGCTTTTCTTGGAGGAACGCATTGAAAATGGTATAAATGTTCCTGCACATCGTGTGAAGCTGAAAAGAAAGCTGAATGGATTTCCATTTGACCCAAAAACTGGAAAGAGCTATATGAACAAGTTCTTGGAGGCTACTTTGCCAGAGCATAGAGTAGTCCATGAAATTGGTATCGATTCATCACCTTTGAGATTGACATCAACTGATGCTTATGAAACTTCGATGGACACTGAAGATATTAGACCACCGAGTCCTGATAAAGAGGTGATGCGGAGGATCAAGAGTGCATCTTCATCTCCTTCTCCACCACAAAGTGAAGAGAGCAATGCTCTAAAAACATGCTTGGATGAAGTCGTTGAGGATCTCTACCACGATCAAATTCGAGAAATTTCCAGACCAAACCAGACTTTGCAATCAACTGATTTATTGCCATCTACTCATAGCATAGTTGATGAAAAGGAAATAGCAATGGATGGAGAAAGCCGAACAGAAGGAAGTGTTGGTTGTGAGTCTGATGATGTTGCAAGTGAAATAGATAATTATGTAGATGCCCTAACCACAATGGAGTCAGAATTAGAAACAGACTCCGAGCAGAGAGCCAGAAGGGATTTGCACTTTTTGAACAGCAAAAATGAAGTGTTACGTCTGTCTTCTAGCAGTGAGAAGCTTCAAACTCAATCTTCAGATTCTCACTCAATGGGGAACTCTACATTATCTGATGATGGGAATAGTTATTCTAAGAAGGAAATATCTAGTTTTTCTTGTTCTGATTCCCCTAGCACTTCTGTTGAAAGTGTCCTTTTGGAGAGCGAAATTTCTAGCAAGGAAGCAAAGACATCTGACATTTCATATGATCGGCAATCTGTTAATGAGGAGACTCAATTGCCCCAGCCTCCAGAACATGGTGATTATGATAAAAGATGCATTATGGTAGCTAGGGAACACAGTGGCAGTTGCGACTCTG GGATGAGAGCTGAAACAAATGAAGAGTTTGTCGCCCATGGCAAGAGTGAAAACCCTTTAGCTAGCATTGCAGAAGATGCAGCAGATTTGCATGTCAGTCCACCCTGTGCTCCTATTATCTTTAATGCGCCAGAACGGAATGGAGATGATTCACCATCTAGAGCATCCATTGAAGACAAGCTAGCAGATGATTCGATTGATGGAAATTTGAGTGTAGGTGAGAATGTGTCTTGTGCATCAAATCCTTCTGATGTTCCTCGCCGCGCCAGCGGTATCTTGCCGTGGTCAAAATCTCCTAAAGTCCAGCGCAAAAGCAAGTTAGATAATGATGCAGATTTGCATGTCAGTCCACCCTCTGCTCCTGTTATCTTCAAGGCACCAGAACAGAACGGAGATGATTCTCCATCTAGAGTATCCATTGAACACAAGCTAGCAGATGAATCGGTTGATGGAAATTTGCGTGTAGGTGAGAATGTGTCTCGTGCATCAAATTCTTCTGATGTTCCTCGCCGCGCCACCGGTAACTTGCTGTGGTCAAAATCTCCTAAAATCCAGCATGAAAGCGagttagatgatgatgatgatatgaaTCTG CAGTTGCACAATGTGGACCGTGAGGATCCATTATTGGGTGAAGATCTAACCTGCTTATATAATCTTTCTGATGGTCCATCAAAAGAAGGTGACACCTCACCTTCATCGTTGGCTGTAAACCATCCAAATCATCTGAATGGTTTAGGCAATGAGAATTCAAATGGTATTTCTGAGGGTTCAGCTCAAACGCTGGATATATCGGGTGCTCCTCACAAAGAATGTGGCAAACACTCATGGTTTACCATGTCTCATGATAAAACTGCTGAAGATACATACATGAAAAAGCCACATAACCTGACCACCACAGAGATTGAAGCTGGTGATGCAGATGGAGAGCATGAAGAAACGTGTGGGGCATTCAGTGATGCAGTTACATCTGAGCCGGGAGACATCAGTAAGAACTGTGGAGTAGATGACCTCAATTCGGTTGATGTGCTGAACCCTCAGATTCCAGAAATTGCAAATGATATTCAGCCCCTTGAATCTGGAAAAGTGGAGATTTCATGTTCTAAGCAGGAAAATTATGATGAAGTATCAAGTATGACGAAATTTGAGGAAAAAGATAGTGTTGTCCCCAGTGAGCTTTTGTATGCAAGTGCATCTACTGGTTCAATTACCTCTCAACATCTCGAATCATTGGCCAAAGAAGCAATACTCTCAGATGAGACAGAACATAAGATAGATAAATCTGATGTCACAGATGAGACTGCTTCTCTTGCTGCCTTGGcttataaagaagatattgatgATCTAGACTCGTCTTTAGATCAGAAAAGGTTTTCAGAAGAATCTGTTTGCTTAATTGGACATTCCAGCCAGAATGAATTGGAAACTGATCTACCTGATGGCCATGTAGAATCAAAGTTCGAGATACAGATAGCCGATTCCCCAGATTCTAATTCCTTCGTGCATGATGCATCCAACTATCATCATCCCGAGCCAGAGGTTCTTGACACTCTTTCTGACAACAAACTTTCTTTTGATGCTGAAAACATGTTGGAATCAAACACTGCTTCCAGTCAGTCACCATTAAGCTTGGATACTGAACAAGTATCCTCCCAAAGGAAGAATGTTGTTGATTCCACTGAAGATGCTTCATCATTGCAAACTATTTCTCTTGAAGAAGGAAAGCATGAATTAAAAGATGATCAACTCAATGAGGAATTACTGGACGATGATGAATCACCTCTCATGGAGCAAATGCAGCCTTCAAGTCATGTTGACCGAGCATTGGATGCTTCTTCCCTATCTTTGCTGCCAAACCTTCCAAGTCAAGATGCAGTGCCAGATGTTATAGCCCACAGCAGCAATCAAGATCCTCAACCCTTGCTAACTGATAACTGTGCAGAAGAGAGGGCTGAGTCAGCAATCCACGAGCATGATAAAATGGAGGTGCTGGATAATGGTGAGTCGAAATCAGAGCCATTAGCTCTGTTAGCCCAGCCACAACAGGTGGATTCATTTGACCTTGAACAATCTGCTGAAGCTTCTTCAATTGCTTCACCAACATTTAGTCCCAGTCAAACTTCATTTCCAGAGCTTTTATCACAGAGCAATCAAGACAGTTTGACATCTTTGCCAACCCACCACTCTGACAGAAAAGAGGACGAGATACCGTGTAAAGAACCAGATGAAGAGAAATTGATAGATGAAGGTGTTGCTAAAGAGGAGCTGTTACCTCAGTTTGAAGAGGCACGCCTCTCCAATCATGCTGATATAGTTGGAGCCGTCAGTGCTTCTTCTATACCATTTATGGCAAATGTTCCTTGTCAAACTTCAGTTTCAAATCCCTTACCTCTTAGCAGCCATAATGTCAATCCTTTTGAACACGGGAATACAATGATTTCTACCTCTCCTGGCTTTGTCCTGCTTCCTGGTGACCAGATCGATCTGGCGGAAATGCCCCCATTGCCTCCTCTTCCTCCAATTCAATGGAGGATGGGAAAATTACATTCTTCCCCTGATTTGGAGGAGGAGCTAACACAGCATCATATAGGTGCCAATTCATCAAGTCTGCCACCTAGGACTGATCAGAATGCTCAACCTGTGAATCGAAACATGGCACTGTCAGCTGTAGCTACAGAGAGTACAGCTCTCAGTTGTGGAAACAGTAGAGTTAGGTTTATTGATCCAGGTGATAAACACTCTGTAAAGCCTCACTTCCCATTGCCAGGTCAATATCATGAGGTGCAGCAGTCTACTTTGCATGCCATGAGAGGAGGGGAAACACAGCCTGTTAATTCTATCTCAGATGTAACTTCTCTGGATAAACCTTCTACTGATGCTTTGGGTTCAAGTGAAGAACTTATCCAACCACTGAGTCGAGTTGCTCCAGAATTTCTTTTAGACGAACAAGGCTCTGATCATTTGGAACAACATATGCCAGTAACTGATGGAATAAAACCAAAAGCAGCTCCTATAAATACAGGGCTTACAGACGCTTCTGAGTCATTATGCCTTGAACCATCTCAGCCCCAGTCCCAGTCCCAGTCCCAGTCCCAGCATCATCCCCTCCATCTGTTAGCACCGGAGACTAGCTTAAACAGATCCAATCTTGAAGAAACCCCTACGAGATTGGAGAAAAATGTGGTGGCTCACGGCACATTTATTCCATCATTTACAGAAAATGCAAAGCCTGATCACAATATTCCACCTACAGAGGCGGAAATTATTTGGCCAGCTGTGGAGGAAGGAAACACTAATGGGGTCCGCATGGTGAAACTACAAAGACCACGGACTCCACTAATTGACGATCTTGCTGTGCATGACAAAAGCAAA TTGAGAAAGGTAACAGAGCGGGTTAGGCCTGAAATACAGAAGGATGATGAAAGAGATTCTCTCTTGgaacaaataaggaaaaag TCATTCAATTTGAAACCTACAGTTGCAACAAGACCTAGTATTCAGGGTCCTCAAACTAATCTGAGAGTTGCTGCCATTTTGGAGAAAGCAAAAACAATTCGTCAG GCCTTTGCTGGAagtgatgaagaagatgatgaggatTCTTGGAGTGATTCATGA